A DNA window from Clostridia bacterium contains the following coding sequences:
- a CDS encoding cation-translocating P-type ATPase, with protein MNLDWYNKGIQSVSEELSVEVKKGLSKDEVAKRLDKYGHNELKEKEKEPLWVKIVKQLKDFLVIILIIASIVSGLVGEVSDAIVIIAIVIVNAVLGVVQEGKAEKAMDALKKMSAPNARVCRDGHIEIIQAKNLVPGDVVLIEAGDSIPADLRLFESANLKVEEASLTGESVPSDKDARKAFDTEMPLGDRLNMAYMSTIVTYGRGKGIVVGTGINTEIGRIAEAIQAFEDETTPLQLKLNELGKWLGTACLIICAMVFAIGFIKGGDLLEMFLVSISLAVAAIPEGLPAVVTIVLALGMKRMVQRNAIVRKLLAVETLGCVTVICSDKTGTLTQNEMTVVRTFTGGKVYKVSGQGYNPTGEYTIGDSKADIEKEPGLKLLLSAGVLCNDSTLEKKNVEENLWGIIGDPTEGALVVAGAKSGYEKVKMNEDFDRVEEIPFDSERKMMTTFHKNFIADKIVSFTKGAPDIILNKCTKIYQNGSIVTLTEALRQEIAKVNSEFAGEALRVLAFTYREYDKLPQAINSESIENDLIFVGLMGMIDPARGEAFEAIKTCKAAGIKPVMITGDHRDTAVAIARDLGLMVENSGVLTGSELDKLSDEELYGRVETTSVYARVSPDHKVRIVEMLKRKGHIAAMTGDGVNDAMALKKADIGVSMGITGTDVAKGTADIILVDDNFASIVSAVEEGRIIYSNIRKFVFFLLSCNIAEILIIFISILMNMPIPLIPIQLLWLNLVSDSFPALALGTEKGEPDIMSRKPRAAKEPILNKSLASLIAVLSIAQTAAVLIAFRWALSNYNQDLGMARTVAFTTLVIVELVMAYACRSERYPLIKLGIFTNRSLVWATLTSLVLMLVVLYIPFLQPIFKTYPLGMKDWIIILLLSLIPIVTGEIYKMVANKMTKSA; from the coding sequence TTGAATCTGGATTGGTACAACAAAGGTATACAGTCTGTGTCAGAGGAGCTTTCTGTGGAGGTCAAGAAAGGCTTGAGCAAGGATGAGGTCGCCAAAAGACTTGATAAGTACGGGCATAATGAGCTTAAGGAGAAGGAAAAGGAACCCCTGTGGGTTAAAATTGTCAAGCAGCTTAAAGATTTCCTTGTAATAATACTTATTATCGCTAGTATAGTGTCAGGCCTGGTAGGAGAAGTATCAGACGCTATAGTAATTATAGCTATAGTCATAGTAAATGCAGTCCTGGGTGTTGTACAGGAGGGCAAAGCGGAAAAAGCAATGGATGCGCTAAAGAAAATGTCCGCTCCGAATGCCAGGGTCTGCAGGGATGGTCATATAGAGATAATCCAAGCTAAGAATCTGGTGCCCGGAGATGTAGTGCTGATTGAGGCGGGAGACAGCATACCTGCGGACTTGCGGCTTTTTGAAAGTGCGAACCTTAAGGTGGAGGAAGCTTCCCTTACGGGTGAATCTGTGCCTTCAGACAAAGATGCACGCAAGGCCTTTGATACGGAGATGCCATTAGGAGACAGACTGAACATGGCTTACATGAGCACTATAGTGACCTACGGAAGAGGAAAGGGTATCGTTGTCGGTACTGGAATAAATACTGAAATTGGCAGAATCGCTGAAGCAATCCAAGCTTTTGAGGATGAAACGACTCCTTTGCAGCTGAAGCTTAATGAATTGGGAAAATGGTTGGGAACTGCCTGCCTGATAATATGTGCAATGGTATTTGCAATAGGATTCATCAAAGGAGGCGACCTCCTGGAAATGTTCCTGGTATCCATAAGCCTTGCTGTTGCAGCAATACCGGAAGGACTTCCGGCTGTTGTTACTATTGTGTTGGCACTGGGAATGAAAAGAATGGTGCAGAGAAATGCCATTGTAAGAAAGCTGCTTGCAGTTGAAACCCTCGGCTGCGTAACAGTAATATGCTCAGACAAAACCGGCACTCTCACTCAGAATGAGATGACAGTTGTAAGAACTTTTACCGGTGGAAAAGTTTACAAGGTCTCAGGACAGGGATATAACCCAACGGGAGAGTATACAATTGGAGATTCAAAGGCAGATATTGAGAAGGAGCCTGGACTTAAGCTCCTGCTTTCGGCAGGGGTGTTGTGCAATGACTCCACACTTGAAAAGAAGAATGTGGAGGAAAACCTCTGGGGAATAATCGGTGATCCTACTGAGGGCGCCCTTGTTGTAGCGGGTGCAAAGTCAGGATATGAAAAGGTTAAGATGAACGAGGATTTCGATAGGGTTGAAGAGATTCCTTTTGATTCCGAGAGAAAAATGATGACTACCTTCCACAAGAATTTTATTGCTGATAAGATAGTATCCTTTACAAAGGGTGCTCCCGACATAATATTGAACAAGTGCACAAAGATATACCAGAACGGCAGTATTGTGACCCTTACTGAAGCTCTGAGACAGGAAATAGCCAAGGTAAACAGTGAGTTTGCCGGAGAAGCGCTCCGAGTACTGGCTTTTACATATAGGGAATATGATAAGCTTCCACAAGCAATAAACTCTGAAAGTATAGAAAACGACCTGATATTTGTTGGCCTTATGGGAATGATAGACCCGGCCAGGGGAGAAGCCTTTGAGGCAATAAAGACCTGCAAGGCAGCGGGAATAAAGCCGGTTATGATTACTGGAGACCACAGGGATACTGCTGTGGCAATTGCCAGGGACCTGGGGCTTATGGTTGAGAATTCCGGCGTACTTACAGGCTCAGAATTGGATAAGCTGTCCGATGAGGAGCTTTATGGCAGAGTTGAGACTACCAGCGTCTATGCAAGGGTTTCACCTGATCATAAGGTAAGGATTGTAGAGATGCTCAAAAGAAAAGGTCATATAGCTGCAATGACCGGTGACGGAGTCAACGATGCAATGGCTTTAAAGAAAGCAGATATTGGTGTGTCAATGGGTATAACCGGTACTGACGTCGCAAAGGGTACGGCAGATATAATACTAGTGGATGATAATTTTGCATCAATAGTGTCAGCAGTCGAGGAAGGCAGAATAATCTACAGCAATATAAGAAAGTTCGTATTTTTCCTGCTCTCCTGCAATATAGCAGAGATACTCATTATATTCATCAGTATACTGATGAATATGCCAATACCTCTGATACCAATACAGCTCTTATGGCTTAACCTTGTTTCAGACAGCTTCCCGGCTCTTGCCCTCGGTACAGAAAAAGGAGAGCCTGATATAATGAGCAGAAAGCCTAGAGCCGCAAAGGAACCCATTTTGAACAAGAGCCTGGCATCATTAATAGCAGTGCTTAGTATAGCACAGACAGCAGCTGTTCTTATAGCGTTTCGGTGGGCTTTAAGTAATTACAATCAGGATTTAGGAATGGCAAGAACCGTAGCGTTTACCACACTTGTAATAGTTGAGCTGGTAATGGCCTATGCATGCAGGTCTGAGCGATACCCGCTGATTAAACTCGGGATATTCACCAATAGGTCGCTGGTATGGGCTACCTTGACATCTCTTGTGCTTATGTTGGTGGTTCTGTATATTCCGTTCCTGCAGCCCATTTTTAAGACCTATCCTCTGGGTATGAAGGATTGGATAATAATATTGCTGCTAAGCCTTATACCGATAGTGACAGGTGAAATATACAAAATGGTTGCCAACAAAATGACTAAGTCTGCATAA
- the ilvB gene encoding biosynthetic-type acetolactate synthase large subunit has protein sequence MKLKVAEVLLECLREQEVDTIFGFPGGTVINIYDALYYRNDITHILTAHEQGATHAADGYSRATGKVGVVLVTSGPGASNTVTGIATAYRDSVPMVVITGQVARSLLGKASFQELDITSITKPITKKNYIVKDPEMLPEIVREAFEIARSGRPGPVLIDIPKDVQMTEIEYQPMKIDTSYKTVSLSEMSKEMNLYLDKAVELINSSKRPVIYAGGGVKISDSCGELLEFAEKLKSPVCSSLMGTGVFPGTHPNYMGLVGMHGSRCSNLAISNCDLLIAVGARFSDRTICKADGFAPYAHIIHIDIDPEEFGKNIDIRIPLCGDVKKFLELLIIRVDEKKAGAWNKQIQSWKETYAASYKSNGSLNPQYLMNKLYELTGEDTIITTEVGQNQMWTAQYYPFTNPRTFISSGGLGTMGYGLSAAIGAAVGRPDHRVINIAGDGSFKMNLAELSTISKYKLPIIQVLLNNNSLGMVRQWQKIFFNERYSHTSLGDEVNFMKLADAFGIKSMRITEDVEVEKAFKEALELNEPVLIECMMHPNDLVLPMVPAGEPISECIGDI, from the coding sequence ATGAAGTTGAAAGTTGCAGAGGTGCTGTTGGAATGTTTGCGTGAACAGGAAGTGGATACTATATTCGGATTTCCTGGAGGAACGGTAATTAACATATATGATGCGCTATACTATAGAAATGATATAACTCATATATTGACTGCCCATGAACAGGGGGCGACTCATGCAGCAGACGGCTATTCAAGAGCAACCGGAAAGGTTGGAGTTGTGCTGGTAACTTCGGGCCCCGGAGCCTCCAATACTGTAACGGGAATAGCAACTGCATACAGGGATTCAGTGCCTATGGTAGTGATCACCGGACAGGTGGCAAGATCACTTCTTGGGAAGGCTTCCTTTCAGGAACTGGATATTACCAGTATCACAAAGCCTATAACCAAAAAGAACTATATAGTAAAAGATCCTGAGATGCTGCCTGAAATTGTTAGAGAAGCCTTTGAAATTGCAAGGTCAGGCCGCCCAGGGCCGGTGCTCATTGATATACCTAAGGATGTCCAGATGACTGAAATTGAATATCAGCCTATGAAGATAGATACGAGCTACAAGACGGTCAGTCTGTCAGAAATGTCCAAGGAAATGAATTTATACTTGGATAAAGCAGTTGAACTGATAAACAGCAGTAAAAGACCTGTTATATATGCCGGAGGCGGTGTTAAGATTTCAGACTCCTGCGGCGAACTGCTGGAGTTTGCAGAGAAGTTAAAATCCCCTGTATGCAGCTCACTAATGGGCACAGGAGTATTTCCGGGAACGCATCCTAATTATATGGGCTTGGTGGGCATGCATGGATCACGATGCTCAAATCTTGCCATAAGCAACTGCGACCTTCTCATTGCGGTCGGTGCACGCTTTAGTGACAGGACAATCTGCAAAGCTGACGGATTTGCACCTTATGCGCATATAATACACATAGATATTGATCCTGAGGAATTTGGAAAGAATATTGATATAAGAATTCCACTCTGTGGTGACGTTAAGAAGTTTTTGGAGCTTTTAATAATAAGGGTAGATGAAAAGAAGGCAGGTGCTTGGAATAAACAGATACAAAGCTGGAAAGAAACATATGCTGCGAGCTACAAAAGCAATGGCTCACTAAATCCCCAGTATTTGATGAACAAGCTTTATGAGCTTACAGGGGAGGATACCATAATAACCACTGAAGTAGGCCAAAATCAGATGTGGACGGCTCAGTACTATCCTTTTACAAATCCAAGGACATTTATATCTTCCGGAGGGCTCGGTACTATGGGCTATGGACTCAGCGCAGCCATAGGTGCAGCGGTGGGGCGGCCTGACCATAGAGTTATTAATATAGCAGGGGATGGGAGCTTTAAGATGAATCTTGCAGAGCTTTCCACCATTTCAAAATATAAGCTTCCTATAATACAGGTGCTTTTAAATAACAACTCCCTTGGAATGGTACGTCAGTGGCAAAAGATATTTTTTAATGAAAGGTATTCACATACAAGTCTTGGAGATGAAGTAAACTTTATGAAGCTTGCGGATGCTTTTGGAATAAAATCCATGAGGATTACAGAAGATGTAGAAGTTGAAAAGGCTTTTAAAGAGGCTTTGGAGTTAAATGAGCCGGTATTAATTGAGTGCATGATGCATCCAAATGACTTGGTGCTTCCGATGGTCCCTGCAGGGGAGCCTATAAGCGAGTGCATAGGCGATATATAA
- the leuB gene encoding 3-isopropylmalate dehydrogenase, with amino-acid sequence MKIAVIKGDGIGPEVINQAIKVLDAVSGRFKCSFEYQEVLMGGRAIDETGVPLPTETIDICKKSDAVLLGAVGGPKWDSLAGNLRPEAGLLGIRKALDVFANLRPAMLFQQLRSASALKDEVLAEGLDIMVVRELTGGAYFGEKKRVRIENGIKAWDMMVYTSYEIERITRKAFEVARKRKNKVTIVDKANVLESSRLWREVTGEVSKDYADVEVVYMYVDNAAMQLVRNPGQFDVILTENLFGDILSDEASMLTGSLGMIPSASIGVSRVGIFEPIHGSAPDIAGKDVANPLAAILSCGMMLKYGFNMENEANAVVEAVNNVLDNGYRTIDIMQPGMTAVGTEKMGSLVAERVQT; translated from the coding sequence ATGAAGATAGCTGTGATAAAGGGGGATGGAATAGGCCCTGAGGTAATAAACCAAGCAATAAAGGTGCTTGATGCAGTATCTGGGAGATTCAAGTGCAGCTTTGAATACCAAGAGGTTTTAATGGGAGGACGGGCAATTGATGAAACAGGAGTTCCGCTGCCCACTGAGACAATTGATATATGTAAAAAAAGCGATGCGGTGCTTTTGGGTGCTGTAGGGGGCCCGAAATGGGACAGCTTGGCCGGTAACCTAAGACCTGAAGCGGGACTTTTGGGCATAAGAAAAGCTTTGGACGTATTTGCGAATCTAAGACCTGCAATGCTTTTTCAACAGCTTAGATCTGCTTCCGCGCTGAAAGATGAGGTATTGGCAGAGGGTCTCGATATAATGGTTGTTCGTGAGCTTACCGGCGGAGCGTATTTCGGAGAGAAGAAAAGGGTGAGGATAGAGAATGGCATTAAGGCATGGGATATGATGGTGTATACATCCTATGAAATTGAAAGGATTACAAGAAAAGCTTTTGAGGTAGCAAGGAAGAGAAAAAACAAGGTTACAATTGTAGATAAGGCAAATGTCCTTGAAAGCTCAAGGCTTTGGCGTGAGGTAACAGGTGAGGTTTCAAAGGATTATGCCGATGTGGAAGTGGTTTATATGTATGTAGACAATGCTGCAATGCAGCTTGTCAGGAATCCGGGACAGTTTGATGTGATACTAACAGAGAATCTTTTCGGAGATATTTTAAGTGATGAAGCTTCGATGCTTACCGGTTCTCTTGGGATGATACCTTCAGCTAGTATAGGAGTTTCCAGAGTCGGTATATTTGAACCCATACATGGTTCAGCGCCTGATATTGCGGGAAAGGACGTGGCAAATCCTCTGGCTGCCATATTAAGCTGTGGAATGATGTTGAAATATGGGTTCAATATGGAGAATGAAGCTAATGCAGTCGTTGAGGCTGTGAACAATGTATTGGACAATGGTTACAGAACGATTGATATAATGCAGCCTGGAATGACTGCAGTTGGGACAGAGAAGATGGGAAGTCTGGTTGCAGAAAGAGTGCAGACCTAA
- the leuD gene encoding 3-isopropylmalate dehydratase small subunit: MINGRVFKYGDNVDTDVIIPARYLNISDRAELASHCMEDIDAEFIKKVNPGDVIAAGRNFGSGSSREHAPMVIKLSGIACIIAETFARIFYRNAVNIGLPILECPQAARDIENGDKIEVDLKSGRITNVTKGHTYQAESFPDFMQDIIKAEGLVNYVKGKVGRL; encoded by the coding sequence ATGATAAACGGCAGAGTTTTCAAATATGGAGATAATGTGGATACTGATGTCATAATTCCGGCAAGGTATTTAAACATCAGTGACAGGGCCGAGCTTGCCTCCCACTGTATGGAAGACATAGATGCGGAATTCATAAAGAAGGTAAATCCCGGAGACGTCATAGCAGCCGGTAGAAATTTTGGCAGTGGTTCTTCTAGAGAACATGCGCCTATGGTTATAAAGCTTTCAGGAATTGCGTGCATTATTGCTGAGACATTTGCACGAATTTTCTATAGGAATGCAGTAAATATTGGACTTCCAATACTGGAGTGCCCTCAAGCCGCAAGGGATATAGAAAATGGAGATAAAATAGAAGTAGACCTTAAAAGCGGAAGGATAACAAACGTTACAAAAGGACACACCTACCAGGCCGAATCCTTTCCTGATTTCATGCAGGATATCATTAAAGCGGAAGGGTTGGTCAACTATGTGAAAGGAAAGGTAGGAAGACTATGA
- a CDS encoding peptide chain release factor 3 yields MSVVEQEVLKEIKRRRTFAIISHPDAGKTTLTEKLLLYGGAIRLAGSVKARKAQKHAVSDWMEIEKQRGISVTSSVMQFEYNDYCINILDTPGHQDFSEDTYRTLMAADSAVMIIDSAKGVEEQTKKLFHVCKMRGIPIFTFINKMDRAGKDPFELVEEIEKVLGIQSYPMNWPIRVGGSFLGIYNRKLSQIELFDSGDHGQSAVASSKRNVDDPIFLDLLGEEAHKKLVDDIMLLDMAGDEFSKRKVLKGELTPVFFGSAMTNFGVQVFLEEFLGLTTPPLSRNADIGEIDADSDKFSGFIFKIQANMNPTHRDRIAFLRICSGKFTKGMEVNHVQAGKVIKLSQPQQFLAQDREIVEEAYAGDIIGVFDPGIFKIGDTLCEGSTFKFEGIPVFSPEHFARVYTKNSLKRKQFMKGIDQISEEGAIQIFQQKDSIAQEFIIGVVGVLQLEVLEYRLKHEYGVDISIDHLPYKYIRWVKSAGFNPRTFRITTDTLIATDQYDNPVLLFQNEWSIRTVMERNSGVELVEFNITE; encoded by the coding sequence ATGTCAGTTGTAGAGCAGGAAGTTTTAAAGGAAATAAAAAGGCGAAGAACCTTTGCCATAATATCGCACCCTGATGCAGGGAAGACCACACTAACTGAAAAGCTCCTGTTATACGGGGGCGCTATTCGACTTGCAGGTTCTGTAAAAGCCAGGAAAGCACAGAAGCATGCAGTGTCTGACTGGATGGAAATTGAGAAGCAGAGGGGTATTTCAGTTACCTCCAGTGTAATGCAGTTTGAGTACAATGATTACTGCATCAACATACTTGATACGCCTGGACATCAAGACTTCAGCGAAGACACATATAGGACTCTTATGGCGGCAGATAGTGCAGTTATGATAATTGACTCTGCAAAGGGTGTTGAGGAACAGACCAAGAAACTGTTCCATGTTTGCAAAATGAGGGGTATACCCATTTTTACCTTTATTAATAAGATGGACAGAGCAGGTAAAGATCCCTTTGAACTGGTTGAGGAAATTGAAAAGGTGCTTGGAATTCAGTCCTACCCTATGAATTGGCCTATAAGGGTAGGCGGGAGCTTCTTGGGCATCTATAATAGAAAGCTGTCTCAAATAGAACTTTTTGACAGCGGAGACCATGGACAAAGCGCAGTAGCATCCTCTAAGAGGAATGTTGATGATCCGATATTCCTGGACCTTCTGGGAGAAGAGGCTCATAAAAAGCTGGTAGACGATATAATGCTCCTGGATATGGCAGGGGATGAGTTCAGCAAGAGGAAAGTTCTGAAGGGCGAACTGACACCTGTGTTTTTTGGCAGTGCCATGACTAATTTCGGTGTGCAGGTATTTTTGGAGGAGTTTCTAGGATTGACAACACCACCCCTTTCTAGAAATGCGGATATTGGTGAAATAGATGCGGATAGTGACAAGTTTTCAGGATTCATATTCAAAATACAGGCCAACATGAATCCTACACACAGGGATAGGATAGCATTCCTGAGAATCTGCTCCGGCAAATTCACAAAAGGTATGGAAGTAAACCATGTGCAGGCCGGTAAGGTGATAAAGCTGTCGCAGCCGCAGCAGTTCCTGGCTCAGGACAGGGAAATAGTCGAAGAGGCTTATGCAGGAGATATAATTGGGGTATTTGATCCGGGAATATTCAAAATAGGGGATACCTTATGCGAGGGAAGTACCTTTAAGTTTGAAGGTATACCGGTATTTTCACCGGAGCATTTTGCAAGGGTATATACCAAGAATTCCTTGAAGCGAAAACAGTTTATGAAGGGGATAGATCAGATTTCTGAGGAAGGTGCCATTCAGATATTCCAGCAGAAGGATTCCATAGCTCAGGAGTTTATAATAGGCGTTGTGGGGGTACTCCAGCTGGAGGTACTGGAATACAGATTGAAGCATGAATATGGCGTGGATATAAGTATTGACCACCTGCCTTATAAATATATCAGATGGGTAAAGAGTGCTGGTTTCAATCCAAGGACCTTCAGAATTACTACTGATACACTTATAGCAACAGATCAGTATGATAATCCTGTGCTGCTGTTCCAAAATGAGTGGTCAATAAGAACAGTTATGGAAAGAAACAGCGGTGTGGAACTAGTGGAATTTAATATAACAGAATAA
- the leuC gene encoding 3-isopropylmalate dehydratase large subunit, producing the protein MGMTMTQKILAAHAGLDKVHPGQMIQVRLDLVLGNDVTTPVAIDEFARIGINKVFDKGKVAIVPDHFAPNKDIKSAEQCKIIREFAKKMDIENYFEIGQMGIEHALIPEKGLAVPGDVIIGADSHTCTYGALGAFSTGVGSTDMAVGMASGEAWFKVPEAIKFVLKGKLGKWVCGKDVILHIIGMIGVDGALYQSMEYSGDGLSSLSMDDRFTISNMAIEAGAKNGIFQVDGKTLEYVSEHSKRLPIIYKADADAEYSRVIEFDLAAIKPTVAFPHLPENTKTIDEVGEIRIDQVVIGSCTNGRIEDLRMAARVFKGNKVNPGVRTIVFPATQKIYLQAMKEGLLETFIEAGAAVSTPTCGPCLGGHMGVLAKGERAVATTNRNFVGRMGHPESEVYLASPAVAAASAITGKISSPEEVIK; encoded by the coding sequence ATGGGAATGACTATGACTCAAAAGATACTGGCAGCACATGCAGGGTTGGATAAAGTGCACCCGGGGCAGATGATACAGGTAAGGCTTGATTTAGTACTAGGAAATGATGTTACTACGCCTGTTGCAATCGATGAGTTTGCAAGGATAGGTATAAACAAGGTCTTTGATAAAGGGAAGGTTGCAATAGTACCTGACCATTTCGCTCCGAACAAGGACATCAAATCTGCAGAGCAATGCAAGATAATCAGAGAGTTTGCAAAGAAAATGGATATAGAGAATTATTTTGAAATAGGGCAGATGGGAATAGAGCATGCATTGATTCCGGAAAAGGGGTTGGCAGTGCCGGGGGATGTGATAATAGGAGCAGACTCCCATACCTGTACTTATGGGGCTCTTGGAGCATTTTCCACAGGTGTGGGCAGTACCGATATGGCTGTGGGAATGGCATCAGGAGAAGCATGGTTCAAGGTGCCGGAAGCGATTAAGTTTGTGTTGAAAGGCAAACTGGGAAAGTGGGTTTGCGGAAAGGATGTAATACTCCATATTATAGGGATGATTGGAGTCGACGGAGCATTGTACCAGTCAATGGAGTACAGCGGTGACGGACTTTCCAGCCTATCGATGGATGACCGTTTTACCATATCAAACATGGCTATAGAAGCTGGTGCAAAAAATGGAATTTTTCAGGTGGATGGCAAGACACTGGAATATGTGTCAGAGCATTCAAAAAGGCTTCCTATAATATATAAGGCTGACGCAGATGCAGAATACAGCAGAGTAATAGAATTTGACCTGGCAGCAATCAAGCCGACAGTTGCATTTCCACATCTTCCTGAAAATACGAAGACAATAGATGAAGTAGGAGAAATAAGGATTGACCAGGTTGTAATAGGTTCCTGCACCAATGGCAGGATTGAGGATCTTAGAATGGCTGCAAGAGTATTTAAGGGCAACAAGGTGAACCCAGGTGTCAGAACTATTGTTTTTCCAGCGACACAGAAGATATACCTTCAGGCAATGAAGGAGGGGCTCCTGGAGACATTTATTGAAGCGGGGGCGGCTGTTAGTACCCCGACTTGCGGACCTTGCCTGGGGGGGCATATGGGTGTACTGGCAAAGGGGGAAAGAGCTGTAGCAACTACCAATAGGAACTTTGTCGGCAGGATGGGGCATCCTGAAAGCGAAGTATACCTTGCAAGTCCTGCAGTAGCAGCAGCTTCTGCCATTACTGGCAAGATTTCTTCCCCGGAGGAGGTAATTAAATGA
- a CDS encoding branched-chain amino acid transaminase, translating to MNESYVFYNGKIVDEREVSISIRSKLVNYGLGCFEGIRAYWDEESQQLYGFRLKEHYERLLQSCKALYINIPYTVSELCDYTVELLKKNNFKTTVYIRPLAYKGGEGLNPTLLDEDNRLLIYCEPMGNFSGKTEARVSVTSWQRIRDNMLPPRTKATAAYLNSALASLEVLRNGYDEAIFLTDSGNVCEGPGENIFMMKKGKLITPPPSDNILEGITRETIMTLAREELGMEVVERSISRTELYSAQEAFFSGTAMEVLSIVEVDRRIIGTGKQGEVCKKLKELFFEITAGRNPKYMDYCTPIY from the coding sequence ATGAATGAATCTTACGTTTTCTACAATGGAAAAATAGTTGATGAAAGAGAAGTCAGCATAAGTATTAGGAGCAAGCTGGTGAACTATGGGCTTGGCTGTTTTGAAGGAATAAGGGCATATTGGGATGAGGAAAGCCAGCAGCTGTATGGCTTCAGATTGAAGGAGCATTATGAAAGACTGCTGCAGTCATGCAAAGCTTTATACATCAATATTCCCTATACGGTATCTGAGCTTTGTGATTATACGGTGGAGCTTCTGAAAAAAAACAACTTTAAGACTACTGTGTATATAAGGCCGCTTGCGTATAAAGGCGGCGAAGGTTTGAACCCTACCTTGCTGGATGAAGACAATAGATTGCTGATTTATTGTGAGCCCATGGGAAATTTTTCGGGTAAAACAGAAGCACGCGTATCGGTTACATCCTGGCAAAGAATAAGAGATAATATGCTGCCGCCAAGAACTAAAGCTACTGCAGCATATCTGAATTCGGCATTGGCTTCTCTTGAAGTTTTGAGGAACGGTTATGATGAAGCAATTTTCCTTACTGACAGCGGAAATGTTTGCGAGGGCCCTGGAGAGAACATATTTATGATGAAAAAAGGAAAGCTTATAACTCCACCTCCTTCAGACAACATACTTGAAGGAATAACGAGGGAAACCATTATGACTCTTGCCAGGGAAGAACTTGGTATGGAGGTGGTGGAGAGAAGCATTTCAAGGACTGAGCTTTATTCTGCACAGGAGGCTTTTTTCAGTGGGACAGCAATGGAGGTACTATCAATAGTTGAAGTGGATAGGAGAATAATAGGTACAGGAAAGCAAGGGGAGGTTTGCAAAAAGCTGAAGGAACTATTCTTTGAAATTACTGCGGGTAGAAATCCAAAATATATGGATTACTGCACCCCTATTTACTAA